The segment GTAGCCACTAGTGATCTAGAATGCATACTTTACATAGATCTATATAAACCTAAGATAgtatataaacaattttattaaatacacatgtataaccttggactttaaaaaagaattttctcttgcatatcaaaaagtttaaaaaataaCATGTACAACAACTATATCACAACCTTTTATAAATTAAATGAAGGATGTCTGTGGGTATCTGTGTGTCTGTGGGTATCGTGAGGTGTTACtttgtctgtgtgtctgtggGTATCTGTGTGTCTGTGGGTATCGTGAGGTGTTACtttgtctgtgtgtctgtggGTATCTGTGTGTCTGTGGGTATCGTGAGGTGTTAttttgtctgtgtgtctgtggGTATCTGTGTGTCTGTGGGTATCGACAGGTGTTACTTTGTCTGAGTGTCTGTGGGTATCGGTCGGTGGTACAGTTTATACTGGAGTCCCTTGTACACCGATTTCATCTCCTCGAAAGTAATGTCCAATTCCTGAAATCCGTGCTGGACACCGTAGATCGCCATGCTGGTCAGTCTGTTTGTGAAGGCGGAGAAATTACTCTGCTTTTGCATGTCTAAGATGTTCATCCATTGACATCCTTTTATTTCACGTGAGCACGGCCTGAGGTCAAAGGTTAAAGGTCGAAGGCGACACACTATAAAAATGTCTGACCTTCCAAAAGCGCCGGGTtgtttgtgttgttgtctcatgcCTAGGATTGACtggaattctaaaaaaaaaaaaaaaaaaaaatagatctAAAATTTGTCCACTTGAATCCATTTAAATCATGACGTGGGAACTGAGACAACTCGGGAGTAGATAAAAAGTTTTCTTCCTGGAAAATGTCGATCTTTCCTGCTTATTATCAGCGGCAATGCATATAGACACTTGGTGTCAGGGCGACAGGACCTGACCGACTTAAAATCTGCAGAGTCAGGGGTTTTAAATCCAGTACATGTGTCTCCGAAGTTATGTCAAAATTACAATCCCAAACCTGAATACGGCCAAGGAGTTTATTATGCGATTGATTTCTACTGGTTTATACACTTACCATTATCATTAAGGTTGCGCAATTTTATCGATTGATTAAATAATAAATGTGAAGTGAGCGGGGGCAAGATTTTtgcttatatttacataatgattatcaaaagaaagataactcttaattacaattttcttaCCTGATTGAATACCTGTTTCTTCGAAAACTTCTCTTACAGCAGTATCACCtataaatttaaatattcatcaaaatcacctataaatttaaatattcatcaaaAGCAACAtctatgggtttttttttttcgtaattAATGTATCTTATGTCgttaaaatttttattaaaataatatgATAAGAATGGATGTGAATTACTGGACAAAGATATGTTCTTGGATTTTATTCGCAACACGGGTCTCGACGCGTACAGTGTATTTCGTTTGCAAACCATACGCAAAGTGTTTATTTACACGATGTCGGTACCTGAAAGTACTAAATGACTTACCTATAAGAATAGTACAAGTGGGGGTAATGAACACGAAAATCTGATAATCGCGCCTGCTGTGTAAATAACCCCAACGCGTTAATTTCCACTTTTTTAGTAATTTGAAACTCTTTAATTCAACTGATCATGCAGGTATAAATAAGTAATTCATAGTAAATTTCAAGGTTTCCGTTAAAAGTAATGAACTGTTGCAATGCAGCAGAGTATGTAATTACGTCACAAAACCACGAAGAAGCATAGGGCTAAATCCTCCGATATCATTTACAACTTTTTGGAATAAACcttacagtggcggatttaagggggcgctccccccttaaaattttcaaatttaaggtaaagaCACCAGGTCTTGttcagaaaaatgtactaaacgataaaagaagcaataacttcttccactcctggagaaataaatgacaaaatctgttgatttcttgaattactttattgggagaacttaattttttccaaaaacccataaaatttgcgtcattttattaattataccttattaaaaatgatagaaaatagtacaaatgccTAAATAAGAGAcacatttcaagccctataaaatccaggagcttccgggagCTTAGCCGCCAGGGCCCCCACCAggacttcgccctggacccactgggggcctcaaagCGGCCCCCAGACTCCCggcctcataaagtggcaccccCCGTAACTTCAATTCCTGGATTCGCCCCTGCCTTAGGCGTGACATCTCGGTATAATCTATACAGCAATTATACTGCATATACCCTACACGAATTAAAACCCCGCACTTGCTGAGACGataaatgtattttttcttcttctaatcAATGCATTAGATGATTGTACGAAAATCAGTACAGGAAGATTGGACTCAACAGGTGCTTGTGCCTTGTGGTTGGGCGCCCAGAAAAATTGTATGGTTAAAGTGTAACTCATTCGTAAAATATACACTTCAGACGTTTGGGGATCCCGGATTCCTCGATGTATATTGTAATAACCATAGAAAGCACACACATAACGATATACGGtgtacacgtatcaacacttcgcgcaagttacgtcccttgtccgccatctccctacgttggcctttgtaattttctcaTCTGTATCTttgacatttgttatttttctatCAGTTGCTGTCAGCTACAATAATGCCCCAGggtggggcaacccattaacctGTATGAAAActtaataataagaaatgaTTCACGGTAGTAGTAACCTCATACATTTGGTAAAACTTGtcttttcaccgattgacctttggctgaccccacaaagggacgtaactcgcggcAAAGTGTAAGTACGTGTGTACTCCACAATATGAGCTGCAACACTTCACgtcagcatacttttcatgaagtacattaattcatttcttgtatttacattctgttttcttttctataggaatttccaacttttaaaaaggTCATACTAGTACAATATTTACCAAGATCCATAAGTACAGTGTACATGACtcacattcatgagaaaatggccatcattacaatttgtagagatatcataggcaaaaacattacaaatgtaaatataagaatttttttttttacatttaatgtattttgtaaaaAGCATTCGAAATCAGGACCTGTTATTAAAATCAGTCACAAgattaattttatgttttgttaattGTTAAGCATCATTTTCCATAACAGGCGAACAGAAGAGGTATGTCCTCTgacaatacaaaacagagagggGTTCTCAGGGAGAAAAACTCCAGGGAAATCCTACTCCAGTTTTAAGGGACAAACTCTCCAGGGGAAATCCACTCCGGTTATCAGGGAGAAACAGTCCAGGGGAAATCCTACTCCAGTTCTCAGGGACAAACACCCAAGGGGAAATCCTACTCCAGTTCTCAGGGATAAACACTCATGGGGAAATCCTACTCCAGTTCTCAGGGATAAAAACTTCAGGGAAATCCTACTCCAGTTCTCAGTGAGAAACATCCCAGGGGAAATCCTACTCCAGTTCTCAGGGATAAAATCTCCAGGGGAAATCCTACTTCAGTTCTCAGGGAGAAACCCTACTCCAGTTCTCAGTAAGAAAAACTCTAAGGGAAATCCTACTCTATATGATCAGTACTAATCTTTACAAAAATAGTTTAGATTAGTTGCAATGACGTCAaagacccccctcccccaaaacTCCACATTACCGATATCTTCTTCCAGATTTGAAAGACCTCCAGGAAATTTCCATAAATTAaactgcaaataaaaaaaaaatacaataaatgaACAAAGTGACTTTTTACATCAGATGAGATGAAGGTCATTCTGTGTTATATGACTATTGATGGTCACCCTACGTTACCTGGCTGTTTTTGTCCTGAACAGCGAGTACCTGTCCAGTGTCTTCACGAATCACCATCCCTATAAGAAACAAAAACAGTACTTAATCAGAGAATGTGATCCAATTCATAAAAATTCACCAACTCTGTATGCTGCatcaaaatgtgaaataaatatctgcaagaatgatgaaacaagagacccatgggccacatcgctcacctgagtcaccttggtccatatcatcagattttccatatctatttgcatgtaaaaccgtagtccctattatggccccaaacctacccctggaggccatggtttttgcaaacttgaatctacactatgtcagaaatctttcatgtaaatatgaacttctttggtccaatggttcttgagaagaagatttttaaagattttccctatatatttgtatgtaaaactttgatcccctattgtggccccatcctactccaggggggcatgatttcaacaaacctgaatctgcactatatcagaaagctttcatataaatctcagcttttctggcttagtggttctgggaagaagatttttaaagatttttcccatatatttgtatgtaaaactttgaccccctattatggccccatccgacccccggggggccatgagcttagcaatttataatctgcactatataaggaagctttcatataaatctcagcttttctggctcagtggttcttgagaagttgattttaaaagatttttcctataaatttttatgtaaaacttttatgccccccttgaggccccattcaatctccggggtccatgattttaacgaacttgaatctgcactatatcaaaaaaacaaaacaacaacaacaacaaaaaaaacaaacaaaaaaaacccccaaaaaactttgacctcctattgtggccccatccgacccccgggggccaagattttaataatttagaatctgcattatataaggaagctttcatataaatctcagttattctggctcagtggttcttgagaagaagatttttaaagattttccctatatatttgtatgtaaaactttgatcccctattgtggccccatccgacccccgggggccatgattttaacaatttagaatctgcattatatcaggaagctttcatataaatctcagcttttctggctcagtggttcttgagaagaagatttttaaagattttccctatatatttgtatgtaaaactttgatcccctattgtggccccatccgacccccgggggccatgattttaacaatttagaatctgcattatatcaggaagctttcatataaatctcagcttttctggctcagtggttcttgagaagaagatttttaaagattttccctatatatttgtatgtaaaactttgaccccctattgtggccccatccgacccccgggggccatgattttaacaatttagaatatgcattatataaggaagctttcatataaatctcagcttttctggctcagtggttcttgagaagaagatttttaaagattttccctatatatttgtatgtaaaactttgaccccctattgtggccccatccgacccccgggggccatgattttaacaatttagaatttgcattatataaggaagctttcatataaatctcatcttttctggcccagtggttcttgagaagattttttaatgaccctaccctatttttaccttttcttttttttttttttttggcttatgacatttttatttcCCAGACCTATCACTATAACATATAACAAATAGACTAAAcgatagaagaaaaaaaaagtgtggaaaGCTGCCAGGGATGGGGCCCTAACTAAGCTCCAcctaaataacaatatatattcccTATTACATCTCGCAGGATGtagaagaaggaaaaaaaacctgagagaaatacaagattatataatcatatgagaacaaagttatacaaatataaatacatgtacatcatttctAGAGGATATTAAAGTATTTCGTGACAACTACCCAAAGGGCCCTTCTCACACTCCAAAAAGTCTATTTTGACCCTGGGTAGTCATGTAAAAGGGAAGGCAGATCATTTCCCTTtactttatttgtacatgatatGAATAGCATGCAAcacaatttgtaatataaatatataagactataatttttttacaatactatCAAGAATATGCGAAAAAGATAccttgtttaattttttgtatacagatacatTGAATTCAAGGATTCCCTTTACATTCTTTCGAATGTCATAAGATTGctctcttttttttaatattctacaatacattttatatttgtaaattttacatgcaattagtgataaaagattatttaaaaatactgttttctcattgatttcccaaaaaaaaccaagaacAATGTTTTTCCATgaaacttgaaaattcaatgttttctcaacgattttccaaatttcacaaacatttttacatttcagtACCAGATGCTCATTATCTTCTTTTTCCTTACATAGTGAACATAAATCCGTATCAGTAACTTTCCATTTCTTTAACATAACTCGGTTGCTGGTTAGATTgttcaacaacttgtaattGAAATCAGCAATGTGGGTATCAaagatattacatattttttgtttatatattgcaCTCCAAGACTGTTTTGAAACATTGAAGCTTTTAGAATAAAAATTTTGGTGTAGAGGAGGTACAAATTTCTTATCCCGATAAATATCATAGAACATTTTACTTGAGAAATCTTTCACATGTACAATTCCCTGATTTAGCAGTAGAAAGTATGAATTatcttttatatgtacattttcatatattatattttgaacaTCGAAAGGTTGTAGTAATTTTCCTATGGcattttttacaatattatattcACATATCCAGTTTTTCTTGCAAATCAATTTATCTATAAACCATTCCATCGGCTTAATACCATTCTCATCCACCACGTCAATCACGTATTTCAGACCACTCTTTAGCCATGATTTTAGAAATataggtttatttttatataccacaACATTATTACTCCATAATGGCTCCCTcagtatattgttcaaacaaTCTAGCCTGTTTCTACCCTTGCATTCATTAAAAGATGTGAACATTTCCTTGTAAAACATAGGAAATCCATCCATTATCTCATACTGTTTGATATTAGTGATATTAGTTTTACTTAAATAGTCAAGATCATAATTGTTTTCCAAACATATGCTATTCACAAAATGGTATAATGGATTtcttttatctaatattttcttaatccatgatattcttaaagatttaatttttgataagatatctacAACTCCAATGCCTCCACTAATGATATTTCCGattaatgtatttctttttattctatctctcttattccaaatgaaattgtaaataagtCTTTGAATTTCTTTGATAATGTTTGAATCTGGTAGGTTTAATATCGaagctatatatataattttagataTTGCAAGACTATTAATTATGCAAACTTTGCCAAAAATGGTTAAGTTTCTTGTTTTCCAAGATTCAAAAAGTTTCTCTACATCGCTGGTGATTTTTGTCCAATTATTTCTCAGGCACATTTCTTTATCATGGCCAATATATACACCTAATGCTTTTACACATGAAACATTTACATAAACATTATGAATTTTCTTAAATCTGTTTTTTAAAGGTCCAGTTAATATGCATtctgtttttgacatatttaatcTCATACCCGAAACATTACTAAAATTA is part of the Ostrea edulis chromosome 2, xbOstEdul1.1, whole genome shotgun sequence genome and harbors:
- the LOC125681237 gene encoding nucleoside diphosphate-linked moiety X motif 6-like; translation: MVVLLPMVLLYRRLPLVCSGCRKIRRNFSSVSTTEDKYNGITVDLSLLQPLSSEEFRSTLSDFLQRWRSEGKSAVWLKVPILMSHVIPEAAKHGFEFHHAEYGQSMLKIWLDENNEDLTPQFATHQVGVSGMVIREDTGQVLAVQDKNSQFNLWKFPGGLSNLEEDIGDTAVREVFEETGIQSEFQSILGMRQQHKQPGAFGRSDIFIVCRLRPLTFDLRPCSREIKGCQWMNILDMQKQSNFSAFTNRLTSMAIYGVQHGFQELDITFEEMKSVYKGLQYKLYHRPIPTDTQTK